From the genome of Streptococcus lutetiensis, one region includes:
- the gshAB gene encoding bifunctional glutamate--cysteine ligase GshA/glutathione synthetase GshB → MSLNGLLEKSPATLPILQATFGLERESLRIGKDHRIAQTDHPACLGSRSFHPYIQTDYSEAQLELITPIAHSTKEALRFLGALTDVAGRSIDKSEYLWPLSIPPKLCETDIHIAKLEDDYECYYRKHLADVYGKTLQSMSGIHFNMELGKDLVASLFKESGYQSIIDFKNDIHLKLAQNFLRFRWLLTYLYGASPIAEEGFFSKTLAKPVRSIRNSHLGYVNHKDIQVSYESLEKYISDIEAYIASGKLIAEKEFYSAVRLRGSKHVRDYLTNGVTYLELRTFDLNPFDNRGITQETLDTVHLFVLALLWLDSSSAIDQDITEASKLNDKIALSHPLDKLPEDAPIEIILLAMQGIVDYFELSDYYQGLIDAIKNQIEHPEQTIAGRLLEEIDTLSLESFGQKQGQAFHDYAWQAPYALKGYENMELSTQLLMFDAIQKGVHLEVLDENDQFIKLWHGEHVEYVKNANMTGKDSYITPLIMENKVVTKKLLSKAGFPVPKGEEFADKAAALRYFSQIKDKAIVVKPKSTNFGLGISIFKESADLTAYQKALDIAFAEDDTVLIEEFISGTEYRFFVLDGKCEAVLLRVPANVVGDGKHTIAQLVEMKNQDPLRGRDHRSPLEIIDLGDVEKLMLQQQGYTPDDIPADRVRVDLRRNSNISTGGDSIDVTDIMPDDYKTLAAQMARAVGAWVCGVDLIIPDKSLPASKEEPNCACIELNFNPAIYLHTYCHEGPGQALTPKILAKLFPEL, encoded by the coding sequence ATGTCACTTAATGGTTTACTAGAAAAATCACCAGCGACTTTGCCTATTCTTCAAGCAACTTTTGGGTTAGAAAGAGAAAGTCTTCGAATTGGAAAAGACCACCGTATCGCACAAACTGACCACCCTGCTTGCCTAGGCAGTCGCTCCTTTCACCCTTACATTCAGACGGACTACAGTGAAGCACAGCTAGAACTTATCACGCCTATCGCTCATTCCACAAAAGAAGCGCTCCGCTTTTTGGGAGCACTGACTGATGTTGCTGGCCGTTCCATCGATAAGTCTGAATACCTCTGGCCTTTATCAATACCACCAAAACTATGTGAAACAGACATTCACATTGCCAAGCTAGAGGATGACTACGAGTGCTACTACAGAAAACACTTGGCTGACGTTTATGGAAAAACACTGCAATCAATGTCTGGTATTCACTTCAACATGGAGCTTGGAAAAGATTTGGTCGCAAGCCTTTTTAAAGAAAGCGGCTATCAGTCTATTATTGATTTTAAGAATGATATTCACCTTAAATTAGCTCAGAATTTCCTACGTTTTCGTTGGCTTTTAACTTATCTGTATGGGGCTTCGCCAATAGCTGAAGAAGGCTTTTTTAGTAAAACTTTAGCCAAGCCCGTTCGCTCCATCCGAAACAGTCACTTAGGTTATGTTAATCATAAAGACATTCAGGTTTCTTACGAAAGCTTGGAAAAATACATTTCCGATATTGAGGCTTACATAGCTTCTGGCAAGTTGATTGCTGAAAAAGAATTTTACTCTGCGGTTCGCCTGCGTGGCAGCAAGCATGTTCGTGACTATCTGACAAATGGTGTCACTTACCTTGAACTGCGCACTTTTGACCTCAATCCTTTTGATAACCGTGGAATTACTCAAGAGACACTTGATACTGTGCACCTTTTTGTTCTTGCGCTTCTTTGGCTAGATAGTAGCTCTGCTATTGACCAAGACATCACAGAGGCTAGCAAGCTAAATGACAAAATTGCACTTAGCCACCCTCTAGATAAATTACCTGAAGATGCTCCCATCGAAATCATCCTTTTAGCTATGCAAGGAATTGTCGATTACTTTGAATTATCTGACTATTATCAAGGGCTTATCGACGCTATCAAAAATCAGATTGAGCATCCTGAACAAACTATCGCTGGACGCTTGCTAGAAGAGATTGACACCCTATCATTAGAATCTTTTGGGCAAAAACAAGGTCAAGCCTTTCACGATTATGCTTGGCAAGCCCCTTACGCACTCAAAGGCTATGAAAACATGGAATTATCAACACAATTATTGATGTTTGATGCCATCCAAAAAGGTGTTCACTTAGAGGTTCTCGACGAAAACGACCAATTCATCAAACTTTGGCACGGTGAACACGTCGAATACGTTAAAAATGCCAACATGACCGGCAAAGACAGCTACATCACACCACTTATCATGGAAAATAAAGTTGTCACTAAAAAACTATTGTCAAAAGCTGGTTTCCCAGTTCCAAAAGGTGAAGAATTCGCTGATAAAGCTGCTGCGCTCCGCTATTTCTCACAAATCAAAGACAAAGCTATCGTCGTCAAACCAAAATCAACTAACTTTGGACTTGGTATTTCTATTTTCAAGGAATCTGCCGACCTAACAGCTTATCAAAAAGCCTTGGATATCGCCTTTGCTGAAGATGATACTGTTCTTATTGAAGAATTCATTTCAGGTACGGAATACCGCTTTTTCGTCCTAGATGGCAAATGTGAAGCTGTGCTACTGCGTGTTCCTGCTAACGTCGTCGGAGACGGCAAGCACACCATCGCTCAATTAGTAGAGATGAAAAATCAAGACCCACTACGTGGACGTGACCACCGTTCTCCACTTGAAATCATTGACCTTGGCGATGTTGAAAAGCTCATGCTCCAACAACAAGGTTACACGCCTGATGATATTCCAGCTGACAGAGTCCGAGTTGATTTGCGACGTAACTCTAACATTTCAACAGGTGGAGATTCCATTGATGTGACAGACATTATGCCAGACGATTATAAAACATTAGCTGCGCAAATGGCTAGAGCTGTTGGTGCTTGGGTGTGTGGAGTTGATTTGATTATTCCTGATAAGAGTCTTCCTGCAAGCAAAGAAGAGCCAAACTGTGCTTGTATTGAACTCAATTTCAACCCTGCTATTTACCTTCACACTTATTGTCACGAGGGTCCAGGACAAGCACTTACACCAAAAATCCTAGCCAAACTATTCCCTGAACTTTAA
- a CDS encoding toxic anion resistance protein, translating to MADTFNFDIDKIADNAITKTDKTTKIIVATDTSATGQVSFYDTLTPEQQSAITAKAPALVDNFVADQNALLDFGTSAVEEVNTTVNRILAEQKKLEIPQVDDLLKNANRELNGFIAKYKDAKPAELEKKPNFLQKLFKQSKNSLQEFYFDSQNIEQKMDGMAAAVVKQEEILARNIVSAEMLIEDNNKSIENLVGVIAFIEASQTESANRAQALQNELATLDSATPDYQVKSDELARMTEVINMLEQQHTEYLSRLYVAWTTTPQMRNMVKVSSDMRQKLGMLRRNTIPTMKLSIAQIGILQQSVKSGVTADAIVNANNAALQMLAETSKEAIPMLERTAQSPTVSIQSVTALAESLVEQNNGIIAAIDNGRKQRAQLEAAVVKSAETINDSVKIRDQKIIEALLNEGKESQEEVEKTNVTEEK from the coding sequence ATGGCTGATACTTTTAACTTTGACATTGATAAAATCGCAGATAATGCAATCACAAAAACAGACAAAACAACCAAAATCATCGTAGCAACTGATACTTCAGCAACTGGTCAAGTCTCTTTTTACGACACACTGACCCCTGAACAACAATCAGCAATCACAGCCAAAGCTCCTGCTTTAGTTGATAATTTTGTTGCTGACCAAAATGCTCTGCTTGATTTTGGAACATCTGCTGTTGAAGAAGTTAACACAACCGTCAACCGCATTTTGGCTGAGCAAAAAAAACTTGAAATTCCACAAGTTGATGACCTGCTCAAAAACGCTAACCGCGAGTTAAACGGCTTTATCGCCAAATACAAAGACGCTAAGCCTGCTGAGCTCGAAAAGAAGCCAAATTTCCTACAAAAGCTCTTTAAGCAAAGCAAAAATAGCCTGCAAGAATTCTATTTTGATTCACAAAATATCGAGCAAAAAATGGATGGTATGGCTGCCGCTGTTGTCAAACAAGAAGAAATCTTGGCTCGCAACATCGTCTCAGCAGAAATGCTAATTGAAGACAACAACAAATCTATTGAAAACTTGGTTGGCGTTATCGCCTTTATCGAAGCTTCTCAGACAGAAAGTGCCAACCGTGCGCAAGCTCTTCAAAATGAACTTGCAACACTTGATAGCGCAACGCCTGATTACCAAGTAAAATCTGACGAGCTAGCTCGCATGACCGAAGTCATCAATATGCTTGAACAACAGCACACTGAATACCTCAGTCGCCTTTACGTTGCTTGGACAACCACACCGCAAATGCGCAACATGGTCAAAGTCTCATCAGATATGCGCCAAAAACTTGGCATGCTCCGTCGCAACACCATTCCGACAATGAAATTATCAATTGCACAGATCGGTATTTTGCAACAATCCGTCAAATCTGGCGTGACTGCTGATGCTATTGTCAATGCTAATAACGCTGCGCTTCAAATGCTTGCTGAAACGAGCAAAGAAGCCATCCCTATGCTCGAACGCACTGCTCAAAGCCCAACCGTTTCTATCCAATCTGTCACAGCTCTTGCTGAGAGCCTCGTCGAACAAAACAACGGTATTATCGCAGCTATCGACAACGGTCGAAAACAACGTGCTCAACTCGAAGCAGCCGTTGTAAAATCCGCAGAAACCATTAACGACTCTGTTAAAATTCGTGACCAAAAAATTATCGAAGCCCTTCTTAACGAAGGCAAAGAAAGCCAAGAAGAAGTCGAAAAAACAAACGTCACAGAAGAAAAATAA
- the hslO gene encoding Hsp33 family molecular chaperone HslO, protein MDKLIKSISKSGSFRAYVLDSTETVRTAQEKHQTLPSSTVALGRTLIANQILAANQKGDSKVTVKVIGDSSLGHIISVADTKGHVKGYIQNTGVDVKKNATGEVMVGPFMGNGQFVVITDYGTGNPYTSSTPLVSGEIGEDLAFYLTESEQTPSAVGLNVLLDDEDKVEVAGGFMLQVLPGASEEEINRYEKRIQEMPAISKLLESDDHIEALLKAIYGEDEYKVLAEDEIGFNCDCSRERFEAALVTLGKDELKAMKDEDHGAEITCQFCGKTYNFTEDDLEGLIND, encoded by the coding sequence ATGGATAAACTTATAAAATCAATTTCAAAATCTGGTTCTTTCCGTGCTTATGTGCTTGATAGCACTGAGACTGTTAGAACTGCTCAAGAAAAACATCAAACACTTCCTAGCTCTACAGTTGCTCTAGGTAGAACGCTTATCGCCAATCAAATCCTAGCCGCCAATCAGAAAGGAGACAGCAAAGTAACCGTCAAAGTCATTGGTGATAGCTCACTTGGTCACATTATTTCTGTGGCTGATACTAAAGGACACGTTAAAGGCTATATCCAAAACACTGGCGTTGATGTTAAGAAAAATGCTACTGGTGAAGTCATGGTCGGCCCATTCATGGGTAACGGTCAATTCGTTGTTATTACCGATTACGGTACTGGTAACCCATACACATCATCAACACCACTTGTCTCAGGTGAAATCGGTGAAGATTTGGCCTTTTATTTGACTGAATCTGAACAAACACCTTCTGCCGTTGGACTTAACGTCCTTCTTGATGACGAAGACAAAGTCGAAGTTGCTGGTGGCTTTATGTTGCAAGTTCTTCCAGGTGCATCTGAAGAAGAAATCAACCGCTACGAAAAACGTATCCAAGAAATGCCAGCCATTTCAAAACTCTTGGAATCTGACGACCACATTGAAGCCCTTCTAAAAGCTATCTATGGCGAAGACGAATACAAAGTCCTTGCTGAAGATGAAATCGGCTTTAACTGTGACTGCTCACGTGAACGTTTCGAAGCTGCTCTTGTCACTCTTGGCAAAGATGAATTAAAAGCCATGAAAGACGAAGACCACGGTGCTGAAATCACTTGCCAATTCTGCGGTAAAACATACAACTTTACTGAAGATGATTTGGAGGGCTTGATTAATGACTAA
- the dusB gene encoding tRNA dihydrouridine synthase DusB — MTNLSSSFMIGDVEIPHRTVLAPMAGVTNSAFRTIAKEFGAGLVVMEMISEKGLLYNNEKTLHMLHIDETEHPMSIQLFGGDADGLKRAAEYIQENTKADIVDINMGCPVNKVVKNEAGAKWLKDPDKIYHIIDEVTSVLDIPLTVKMRTGWSDNKLAVENALAAESAGVSALAMHGRTREQMYTGKCDLETLARVSEAITKIPFIGNGDVRSVHDAKYMIEEIGVDAVMVGRAAMNNPYIFTQINHYFETGEELPDLPFVKKLDIAEDHLKRLIDLKGEKIAVREFRGLAPHYLRGTAGAAKIRGAVSRAETIDEVKEIFNSLR, encoded by the coding sequence ATGACTAATCTCAGCTCATCTTTCATGATTGGTGATGTTGAAATTCCTCACCGCACGGTTCTAGCACCCATGGCAGGGGTGACAAACTCTGCTTTTCGTACTATTGCCAAAGAATTTGGAGCTGGCTTAGTCGTTATGGAGATGATTTCTGAAAAAGGACTTCTCTATAACAACGAAAAAACCCTGCACATGCTACACATTGATGAAACTGAACATCCGATGTCTATTCAACTTTTCGGTGGCGATGCAGATGGTCTAAAACGCGCAGCTGAATACATCCAAGAAAATACAAAAGCTGACATCGTTGACATCAATATGGGCTGTCCTGTCAATAAAGTTGTCAAAAACGAAGCAGGAGCAAAATGGCTCAAAGACCCTGATAAAATTTATCACATCATCGATGAAGTCACTTCCGTTCTTGACATTCCGCTTACTGTCAAAATGCGTACTGGATGGTCAGATAACAAACTAGCTGTTGAAAACGCGCTTGCCGCTGAATCAGCTGGTGTCTCTGCCCTTGCTATGCATGGACGCACACGTGAACAAATGTACACAGGTAAATGTGACCTTGAAACACTTGCTCGCGTTTCAGAAGCCATCACTAAAATTCCATTTATCGGAAACGGTGACGTGCGCAGCGTTCACGATGCGAAATACATGATTGAAGAAATCGGTGTAGATGCCGTTATGGTTGGACGCGCAGCCATGAACAATCCTTACATCTTCACCCAAATTAATCATTATTTTGAAACAGGTGAAGAATTACCAGACCTTCCATTTGTCAAAAAATTGGACATCGCCGAAGATCACCTTAAACGTCTCATCGACCTCAAAGGTGAAAAAATCGCTGTCCGTGAATTCCGTGGCTTAGCTCCACATTACCTTCGTGGTACTGCTGGGGCTGCTAAAATCCGCGGGGCCGTCTCACGCGCAGAAACAATCGACGAAGTCAAAGAAATTTTCAACAGCTTACGATGA
- a CDS encoding ATP-dependent Clp protease ATP-binding subunit, translating to MSEYSMKMQEVFSIAQYQAARFESPYLESWHVLLAMVAVHDSVAGLTFAEYQNKIAYEEYEAAAVLALGKSPLADVKNVQFLEQSKALKDVLAFAESICKVTGSTEVGTEHVLYAMLLNLDLFATRLLEVAGFKNKEDGDSARLLDLRKSLSRNAGFTKEKIKAIHDLRKPKKATMGGAFSEMMKPQSTAGELSDFTRDLTELARQGKLEPVIGREKEVSRMVQVLSRKTKNNPVLVGEAGVGKTALAYGLAQRIVDGEIPYELQDMRVLELDMMSVVAGTRFRGDFEERMNQIISDIEEDGHIILFIDEVHTIMGSGSGIDSTLDAANILKPALARGTLHMVGATTQEEYQKHIEKDAALSRRFAKITIEEPSVEDAYQILLGLKRSYETFHNVMISDDAVLTAVKAAHRYLTSKNLPDSAIDLLDEASATVQGLVKKETPSDLTPADQAILEGDFKKATKLLKALRKAVTRKPTAVTEDDIMATLSRLSGIPVEKMTQADSKKYLTLEKELHKRVIGQDAAISAISRAIRRNQAGIRTGKRPIGSFMFLGPTGVGKTELAKALAELLFDDESALIRFDMSEYMEKFAASRLNGAPPGYVGYEEGGELTEKVRNKPYSVLLFDEVEKAHPDIFNVLLQVLDDGVLTDSRGRKVDFSNTIIIMTSNLGATALRDDKTVGFGARDMAHDYDAMQKRIMEELKKTYRPEFINRIDEKVVFHHLTQENMRDVVKIMVKPLIATLAEKDITLKFQPSALKYLAEAGYDPEMGARPLRRTIQDKVEDKLSELILSGNLASGNTLKIGVSKGQLKFDIA from the coding sequence ATGAGTGAATATTCAATGAAAATGCAGGAGGTTTTCAGTATCGCCCAGTATCAGGCGGCGCGATTTGAAAGCCCATATTTAGAAAGTTGGCATGTGCTTTTAGCCATGGTAGCTGTTCATGATTCAGTGGCAGGGTTAACATTTGCTGAATACCAAAATAAGATTGCTTACGAAGAGTACGAAGCGGCGGCTGTTTTGGCGCTCGGAAAATCACCTTTGGCAGATGTGAAAAATGTGCAGTTCTTAGAACAATCTAAAGCCCTAAAAGACGTCTTAGCTTTTGCTGAATCAATTTGCAAAGTGACTGGCAGCACTGAAGTCGGAACAGAGCATGTCCTTTATGCTATGTTGTTGAATCTCGATTTGTTTGCGACACGTCTTTTGGAAGTTGCTGGATTTAAAAATAAAGAAGATGGTGATTCAGCACGCTTGCTTGATTTACGTAAATCATTGTCACGTAATGCTGGATTTACCAAAGAAAAAATCAAAGCTATCCATGATCTTCGTAAGCCTAAAAAAGCTACAATGGGCGGAGCTTTCTCAGAAATGATGAAACCTCAGTCAACTGCGGGAGAATTATCAGACTTCACTCGTGATTTGACTGAATTAGCTCGTCAAGGAAAACTTGAGCCAGTTATCGGACGTGAAAAAGAAGTCTCTCGCATGGTTCAAGTACTTAGCCGTAAGACTAAAAATAATCCTGTCTTAGTTGGTGAAGCCGGTGTCGGAAAAACGGCTCTTGCTTATGGTTTGGCACAACGTATTGTCGATGGTGAAATTCCTTATGAACTCCAAGATATGCGTGTCTTAGAGCTTGATATGATGAGTGTTGTTGCGGGGACTCGTTTCCGTGGTGACTTTGAGGAGCGCATGAACCAAATCATCTCAGATATCGAAGAAGATGGTCATATTATTTTGTTTATCGATGAAGTCCACACTATCATGGGTTCTGGTTCAGGTATTGATAGTACTTTGGATGCTGCTAACATCTTAAAACCAGCTCTTGCGCGCGGTACACTTCACATGGTTGGTGCGACAACTCAAGAAGAATATCAAAAACATATCGAAAAAGATGCAGCTCTTTCACGTCGTTTTGCGAAAATTACGATTGAAGAACCAAGTGTTGAAGATGCTTATCAGATTTTACTTGGACTTAAAAGATCTTACGAAACTTTCCACAATGTAATGATTTCTGATGATGCTGTGTTGACAGCAGTTAAAGCTGCCCACCGTTATTTGACAAGTAAGAATCTACCAGACTCAGCTATTGATTTGCTTGATGAAGCTAGTGCAACCGTTCAAGGTTTGGTGAAAAAAGAAACACCTTCTGACTTAACTCCAGCTGACCAAGCTATCTTAGAAGGTGATTTCAAAAAAGCTACAAAATTGCTAAAAGCATTACGTAAAGCTGTGACACGTAAGCCAACAGCTGTGACAGAAGATGACATCATGGCAACTCTTAGCCGTTTGTCAGGTATTCCTGTTGAAAAAATGACGCAAGCTGACAGTAAGAAATATTTGACGCTTGAAAAAGAATTGCACAAACGTGTTATTGGTCAAGATGCTGCAATTTCTGCCATTAGCCGTGCTATTCGTCGAAATCAAGCTGGTATCCGTACAGGAAAACGTCCAATTGGTTCATTTATGTTCTTAGGACCAACAGGTGTTGGTAAGACAGAATTAGCTAAGGCTTTAGCAGAGCTACTTTTTGATGATGAATCAGCACTTATCCGCTTTGATATGTCTGAATACATGGAAAAATTTGCAGCGAGTCGTCTTAACGGAGCGCCTCCAGGATATGTTGGCTATGAAGAAGGTGGAGAACTTACAGAAAAAGTTCGTAACAAACCTTATTCAGTGCTTCTTTTTGATGAGGTTGAAAAAGCTCACCCAGATATTTTCAATGTCTTACTTCAAGTCTTGGATGATGGCGTGTTGACAGATAGTCGTGGTCGTAAAGTTGACTTCTCAAATACTATTATTATCATGACGTCAAACCTTGGTGCAACTGCCCTTCGTGATGATAAGACAGTTGGATTTGGGGCGCGTGACATGGCTCATGATTATGATGCTATGCAAAAACGCATCATGGAAGAGCTTAAGAAAACTTATCGTCCAGAATTCATCAACCGTATTGATGAAAAAGTTGTCTTCCACCACCTAACACAAGAAAATATGCGTGATGTTGTTAAAATTATGGTTAAACCATTGATTGCAACATTGGCTGAAAAAGATATCACACTTAAATTCCAACCATCAGCGCTTAAATACCTTGCTGAAGCTGGATACGACCCAGAAATGGGTGCTCGTCCACTTCGCCGTACTATTCAAGATAAAGTCGAAGATAAACTATCTGAACTTATCCTATCAGGTAATTTGGCAAGTGGAAATACTCTTAAAATTGGTGTTTCAAAAGGACAACTCAAATTTGATATTGCATAA
- a CDS encoding CtsR family transcriptional regulator: MAKNTSDSIEEYIKQLLAQSGIAEIKRSNLADAFQVVPSQINYVIKTRFTESRGYTVESKRGGGGYIRIARVRFSDQHQMFDNLMANIGERISEQVFTDLIQLLFDEKIISEREGNLILATATDEVLGKDAPEIRARMLRKILQRLDRKGFHL; encoded by the coding sequence ATGGCAAAAAATACATCTGATAGTATTGAAGAATACATCAAGCAATTACTTGCCCAATCAGGTATTGCTGAGATTAAGCGGTCAAACTTGGCAGATGCCTTTCAAGTTGTTCCTAGCCAAATTAACTACGTGATTAAAACACGTTTTACAGAAAGTCGTGGCTATACAGTCGAAAGTAAGCGTGGTGGTGGTGGTTATATTCGCATTGCTAGAGTGCGTTTTTCAGACCAACACCAAATGTTTGATAATCTTATGGCAAATATCGGTGAACGTATCAGCGAGCAAGTCTTTACAGATTTGATTCAATTACTTTTTGACGAAAAAATTATTAGTGAACGTGAAGGAAATCTGATTTTAGCAACAGCTACTGATGAGGTTTTAGGAAAAGATGCTCCTGAAATTCGTGCACGTATGTTGCGAAAAATCTTACAAAGATTAGATAGAAAAGGATTCCATTTATGA
- a CDS encoding COG2426 family protein → MNYIITFLIGMVPLIELRGAVPYAIATGIPMWQALIIGVVANMLPVPIIFFFARRVLEWGADKPVIGGFFTWCLKKGHKGGKKLADTAGDKGIFIALLLFVGIPIPGTGAWTGTLAASILDWNFKRSITAVMLGVILAGLIMGALTVLGLGALS, encoded by the coding sequence ATGAACTATATTATTACATTTTTAATCGGCATGGTGCCACTTATTGAGCTTCGTGGTGCTGTTCCTTATGCTATCGCAACTGGTATTCCAATGTGGCAAGCACTGATTATCGGGGTTGTTGCCAACATGCTTCCAGTTCCAATTATCTTCTTCTTTGCTCGCCGTGTTTTAGAATGGGGAGCTGATAAACCTGTTATCGGCGGTTTCTTTACTTGGTGTTTGAAAAAAGGTCACAAAGGTGGTAAAAAACTTGCAGATACTGCTGGTGACAAAGGAATTTTCATTGCTCTTCTTCTCTTTGTAGGAATTCCAATTCCTGGAACAGGAGCTTGGACAGGAACACTTGCTGCTTCAATTCTTGACTGGAACTTCAAACGCAGTATTACAGCGGTTATGCTAGGGGTTATCCTTGCAGGCTTAATTATGGGAGCACTAACTGTTCTTGGCTTGGGCGCTTTATCTTAA
- the tsf gene encoding translation elongation factor Ts — MAITAAQVKELREKSGAGVMDAKKALVETDGDMEKAIELLREKGMAKAAKKADRVAAEGLTGIYVDGNVAAVVEVNAETDFVAQNAQFVELVKETAKAIAEQKPANNEEALKVTLASGETLEAAYVNATATIGEKISFRRFALIEKTDEQHFGAYQHNGGRIGVITVLEGGDEALAKQVSMHVAAMKPTVLSYKELDEQFIYDELAQMNHAIDLDNESRAMVNKPALPHLKYGSKSQLTDEIIAQAEEDIKAELKAEGKPEKIWDKIIPGKMDRFMLDNTKVDQQYTLLAQVYIMDDSKTVEQYLDSVNAKVVTFTRFEVGEGIEKAANDFESEVAATMAAALNK, encoded by the coding sequence ATGGCAATTACTGCAGCTCAAGTAAAAGAATTGCGTGAAAAATCAGGTGCTGGTGTCATGGACGCTAAAAAAGCACTTGTTGAAACTGACGGTGACATGGAAAAAGCAATTGAATTGCTTCGTGAAAAAGGTATGGCTAAAGCAGCTAAAAAAGCTGACCGCGTTGCTGCTGAGGGTTTGACTGGTATTTACGTTGACGGTAACGTTGCAGCAGTTGTTGAAGTTAACGCTGAAACTGACTTCGTTGCTCAAAACGCACAATTCGTTGAATTGGTTAAAGAAACAGCTAAAGCTATCGCTGAACAAAAACCTGCCAACAACGAAGAAGCACTTAAAGTAACTTTGGCTTCAGGTGAAACTTTGGAAGCAGCTTACGTTAATGCAACTGCAACTATCGGTGAAAAAATCTCATTCCGTCGCTTTGCACTTATCGAAAAAACTGATGAACAACACTTCGGTGCTTACCAACACAACGGTGGACGTATCGGTGTTATCACAGTTCTTGAAGGTGGCGACGAAGCTCTTGCAAAACAAGTTTCAATGCACGTTGCAGCTATGAAACCAACAGTTCTTTCATACAAAGAACTTGACGAACAATTCATCTACGATGAATTGGCTCAAATGAACCACGCTATCGATCTTGATAACGAATCACGTGCAATGGTTAACAAACCAGCTCTTCCACACTTGAAATATGGTTCTAAATCACAATTGACTGATGAAATCATCGCTCAAGCTGAAGAAGATATTAAAGCAGAACTTAAAGCTGAAGGTAAACCAGAAAAAATCTGGGATAAAATCATCCCTGGTAAAATGGATCGCTTCATGCTTGACAACACTAAGGTTGACCAACAATACACACTTCTTGCACAAGTTTACATCATGGACGATAGCAAAACTGTTGAACAATACCTTGATTCAGTAAACGCAAAAGTTGTTACTTTCACTCGTTTCGAAGTTGGTGAAGGTATCGAAAAAGCAGCTAACGACTTTGAATCAGAAGTTGCAGCTACAATGGCAGCAGCTCTTAACAAATAA
- the rpsB gene encoding 30S ribosomal protein S2: protein MAVISMKQLLEAGVHFGHQTRRWNPKMAKYIFTERNGIHVIDLQQTVKMADAAYEFVRDAAANDAVILFVGTKKQAADAVKEEAERAGQYYINHRWLGGTLTNWDTIQKRIARLKEIKRMEEDGIFEVLPKKEVALLNKQRARLEKFLGGIEDMPRIPDVMYIVDPHKEQIAVKEAKKLGIPVVAMVDTNADPDDIDVIIPANDDAIRAVKLITSKLADAVIEGRQGEDADADFHAEAKADSIEEIVEVVEGDNE from the coding sequence ATGGCAGTAATTTCAATGAAACAACTTCTTGAAGCTGGTGTTCACTTCGGTCACCAAACTCGTCGCTGGAACCCTAAGATGGCTAAATACATCTTCACAGAACGTAACGGTATCCACGTTATCGACCTTCAACAAACTGTAAAAATGGCTGATGCAGCTTACGAATTCGTTCGTGATGCAGCTGCTAACGACGCTGTAATCTTGTTTGTTGGTACTAAAAAACAAGCTGCTGACGCTGTTAAAGAAGAAGCAGAACGCGCAGGTCAATACTACATCAACCACCGTTGGTTGGGTGGAACTCTTACAAACTGGGATACTATCCAAAAACGTATCGCTCGTTTGAAAGAAATCAAACGTATGGAAGAAGATGGAATTTTTGAAGTTCTTCCTAAGAAAGAAGTTGCTCTTCTTAACAAACAACGTGCTCGTCTTGAAAAATTCTTGGGCGGTATCGAAGATATGCCACGTATTCCAGACGTAATGTACATTGTTGACCCACACAAAGAACAAATCGCTGTTAAAGAAGCTAAAAAACTTGGTATCCCTGTAGTAGCTATGGTTGATACTAATGCTGATCCAGATGATATCGATGTTATCATCCCAGCTAACGATGACGCTATCCGCGCCGTTAAATTGATCACTTCTAAATTGGCTGACGCTGTTATCGAAGGACGCCAAGGTGAAGATGCTGACGCTGATTTCCATGCAGAAGCAAAAGCTGATTCAATCGAAGAAATCGTTGAAGTTGTAGAAGGCGACAACGAATAA